The segment CATTAAATGTAAAGAATTCAACATATGGAAATAAGAAACAGGGTTTTACCAAAAACTCGAAGGCACATCACTCAACAATGACTGTTATCACTAAATCACAAGGACTTCAGTTTTATCCTGGATTAGTCGGTTCTCAAAGAGTACAGGTGTTACGAGACACAGGTAGCACTTCAGTTGTTATACGTGCAAATTTTGTGAGATCAAATCAATATACAGGCAATGAAATCGAAGCCACTGCTTTCAACGGCACTGTAAGTAAATTACCAGAAGCTTTGATACATATTACGACTCCATTTTTCAGTGGACATGTAGAAGCTTTAGTAGCTCAAAATCTACCTGTTGATCTCATAGTTGGTAATATACAGGGAGTGCGTGACTGTACTACACAAGATCTTATTGAATggaacaatacaatagaaatgAGTCAAGAATGCAATGTAGTAGTTACAAGGTCAatgcaaaaagaaaaggaaagactTGAAACTGAACATATTGAACACAAGAATTCTGATAAAGttgttcaagaaaataaaaatgataagaaGGCAAACCATTCGCATCTACAGACAAATGAACTTGAACAATTTCATAGCGAGGAATTTAAAGTTGAACAGAAAAATgatgaaacattatttaaaatgtttaaaaaggcTCAATCGAACATCAATCCACAAGAAAATAATGATCCTTATTTTAAAGAAGGACTACTTATGAAGAACagtcaatacaaaaataaaactgttgAGCAAATTATAGTTCCAAAAGTATACAGAAAGACCATTATTAATACAAGCCACGATGTACCGTTTGCTGGACATATGGGAGTTACCAAGACCAAGAAAAGAATACTTCAAGATTTTTACTGGCCAGGTATTACTAAAGATGTAAAGAAGCACATTAGTACCTGTCATATTTGTCAAATGAAAAGTCCAAAAGGTAACAAAATACAAGCGCCATTGCAGACAATGGAATTGACTGAGAAACCATTTCAAAAAGTAGCAGTTGATTTAATTGGTCCAATGCCAATTGAATCCAGCAGAAatcacaaatatattttaactttaGTAGACACATGTACTAGATGGCCAGAAGCTATTCCGTTAGTCAATATTTCTGCAATTGATGTTACCAGAGCTTTATCTGAAATTTTTTCAAGGACAGGGTTACCTGAAGTTATACTTTCTGACCGAGGTAGTCAGTTTACAGCAGATATAACTAAGACATTTATGGAGATGTAcaacatcaaaatgaagtttacaacacCATACCATCCTCAAAGCAACGGGCTTTGTGAACGGtttaacaaaacattgaaacaaATTATATCAAAAATAGCAAATGATAATCCGCAGAATTGGGATCTCCTTTTACCAGCTGCATTATTTGCTTATAGAGAAAGTATCCAAGACACCACAGGATTTTCTCCTTTTGAAATGTTATATGGAGCTAATCCAAGAGGTCCTATAACTACCTTCAAAGAATCACTACTTAAGTCAAACCATGATGCATCAGATAAGAAAACCGCATTTCAGCATGTTCTCAATACAAGAAATATAGTAATAAATGCATGTGAAATAGCTAAGGAAGCAACAGCCAAAGCTAATGCTGCAAGTCATAGAAGAATAAATGAACATAGAAAACTTAGGTACTTTGAACCAGGTGAcaaagttaaattattattacctgATAAGAAAAATAAGTTCTTTATTAAATGGCAGGGTCCATTTACTATTTTAAGAAAAGTCACAGATGTagattatgaaataaatatcaataacagAAACAAAGTGTTTCATATCAACATGCTACAGAAATACAACGAAGCTACTGATACAGAAGAAGAAGACGATGAACTTGAAAAACATATTTCATGCTTAGCGATTATTCCAGAAGAAAAAGAGGAGGATATGGATGAATTAGTAGTGCCAACTACAACTTCTAGACAGACTGAAACCTGGCATGCTGTCAAACTGGACAATTTATCATCACAGAGGAAAAAAGATATAATGAATCTACTCCAAGAGTATGCTGATATATTTACAGATGTTCCAGGAAAAACAACCATTATAAATCATGAAATCAAATTGACAAGTGACAAACCTACCAAGTCACGTCCATATCCACTACCTATTCATTATAGAGATTTCCTTCAGAAAGAAATCAATGATCTTTTAGAACAAGGCATAATTGAACACTCGAATTCACCTTATGCTGCTCCAATAGTGCTTGTAAAACGTTCACAGTCATCATCGCCAAGAATGTGTGTAGACTTTCgacagttaaataaaataacatgccTTGATTCATATCCAATACCTAATCCAGAGGATTTAATGTCACAGTTTTCTGGAGCTAAGTATTTTACGAAACTCGATTTGACAAGAGGATATTATCAAATACCTATGACACAGGATTCAAAACAATACACTGCTTTTACTACAGCCTTTGGCCTTTTTCAATATAATTACATGCCATTCGGTTTAGTAAATGCTAGCAGTACTTTTAACCGAGCAATTCATAGGATGTTCGGACAACGAAAAGACACAGTGTCCTATATTGACGACATATGTGTGTTTCATAATACATGGGAAGATCATATTAAAGGACTCAAAGAAATCTTCCAACAATTGAAAGACAATGGATTTACTGTAAAACCAAGCAAAGTTGAATTAGCAAAATCAGAAGTTACATTTTTAGGTTATAAAGTTGGAAACAATTCACTGAAAACACAGGACgatattattaaacgaatttTGGACATTAAAATACCTCAAACAAAAAAGCAGGTTAGAAGTATATTAGGACTTTGTAATTTTTACAGATGCTTTATTCCAAATTACGCATCACTGACAACACTTCTTACTAACCTTACGAAGAAAGGACAATCTAACACGATTCCATGGTCACCAGAATTAGAAGAGACCATAAAGAAAATTAAGTATGCTTTTGCACAAGAATCCATTTTGAAATTACCAGACAAGAAGAAGCGGTTTTATCTTGCTACAGATGCTTCCTCATCGGCAATAGGAGCATGTCTAATGCAAGAATATGAAGGCATTCTACATCCTGTATTTTTTATAAACAGAAAACTATCTTCAGCAGAGACCAGATACTCGACCATAGAGCGAGAGTGCCTGGCGATTGTCTGGGCCATTTCAAAATTTAGCAAATACCTGTTGGGAGCACCTTTTACTTTACAGACAGATCATGCACCACTGGCATTTCTCAActctaaaaaaatgtcaaatagtCGTCTGACACGATGGAGTTTGCAGTTAATGGACTATCAGTTTGATGTAAAGACTGTTCCAGGAAAATTGAATGTTTTTGCTGATACTTTGTCCAGATGTATTTAGATACTATacaatatattgtttattgtttaactatattttgttttatgttagaaaaacaaatttaatcattttttattcCATGTGTTTGTAGTTATTTTTCAGATACTCTATCAACTCAAGTACCAGATGAGATATAATGTATTATTCcgttttgttaaattttgttacTTTGACATCTTTTAGTTACACAAGTTGGGAAGTGTTCATATTAATATatcaattattaataataaatgtatagaaCTAAGATGTATATTatctaatattaattatatatgctGAATCTGTACaacattttgaattttgttttatattaatatgttaacataatgaaacatttttttaatttttttagttatgaGAGcaattttatcaatgttttaggCATATGTTATATTGCTATTTTACGCATTTTATATTGCATACAAAATGCTAAAAAGGCAAGGGGGTAATGTCACGAGTcaagtctgtgacctatttcgaccagtttctagaagctcgagttcaaaccagtgcaagtgtccagcgtaaacaagttaattttaggtatccaatcaaagaaagaggttaagggaaaaaatagcacacgtcagcttctagaaggtcaaagttactaaaataattatctgagaaggttccatgattctggaacgtacgatcaaagaaagtataaataaggggaaagtgagttagacggggtcctcgcatagtagtagttcttgtagagcgatggtcctcgctcagttcttgattagtaataaattttgtgatattagcgggtccattaagtaaagttttagtagttgaagttgaagttatactaagtgaagttttatgtatctttaagttttatttatgaagtgtcaagttgttattgaattaagaagttaatttgatgtgaaagttgaagaagttattaaagaagtttgaagaaaatacagagagatgtttctttcttcatttcattgaattgtcaagtttaatcatataatccccggcaagtgtgatggtcatttcatatgaattcatcaaattattaatacaatccTTCGGCAAAGTTCATCACAGTGAGTTCAACTCAAGTCTCCAGAGGGGTTTGTAAAGTTTCAACATCCACTGCCTGGTTTGGCAAACCGAATGAATAAAACGTAGATatccccctttcagactttgtaaaTAGATGGGGGGCAAGGGTCATCTCTTTCATTGGCCTTCGGTTactgagggtatcatgtggccagcacaacgaccaactgcctttacttttccccaactaaagtcaagtacccattcactggcggatccaggggggggggcggtaggggcgatcgcccccagactcggccgaccccccccctgggggggggcggacgaattttagtatagaattcacacaatttgtatacgaatttattacttatgttaataatatatactaattatttatatttcaacctatttttagattatttcgccccccccccttctagtatgttggccgatttggaagggtcgggagggggcgatggcatcaatccgcccccccccccatcataaATTTTCGAGTGGGGAGGCGGTCCTATTTacttgtagaaatcacagcttgctaacagaatcaattaaatatctatatgattaaaacttgttattggcattttaaccggtctttatattatgtcgttcacctgttggccgattggaaggggaggagcgaatacttccactgcccttcccatctaaaccctttgagtgggggggaggtcctacttttatggagaaatcatagtatgtgaacgaAATTAGTCGagtatctatataatataaataggtggaagggcgatacatgcaatccccttccccccatcggacaaaccaatactttttctttttgtattatagtaagaaattacaaaatttaaaaaatctgtcactaatataatttatatatgctataaagtaaattcttatatcgagtcgcccaacccctattctttaatgcaaaatgcaatcattagcagaaattataaaaaggagtgaggattaatcgttttcattttaccgcccttcccctttccagacagagtttgtgtaattcaacatgaatttatcataactattttaagaaagactttgctttggaaaagttataattcaaacgaaatttttatatataacagtcacggttgagatgagttcaaaagccagataatcttttcctagtcgcctttttccaacctttactctatctcatatttttctagttaaataaagtAAGGAATAtaacaatttatgcttgaatttcaCTGAATATTAtgtatcaaattttttttttttcggcggcaattctcaaagccttaatctaaatatgtgtggtatcttatcttttcaaagaacaaattggttgtatttgcaatgtattaagggactataaatttatattagaatatttttcaaaaagtcctttataatagaatgaataatgagctgtaggtcaggagaatgcgttactgcggtgaagaatgccagaaaacgcttttagcgttgtagtgtaactgagttgattttctgcgtgcgtccagcgtgtctgaaggtcatggccattgtgcgtgtttcatgtccagtatgccattgtaagacttcctgatggaagagaagaaacagtgtCATTGCGATATTTGGCCCCCGTTCCAAGAGAGGGAGAATCAGAGGTGTATCAACATATGGAACATGAACTTTGAGCCGGAGACAAACCCTATTAACACAGATGCAGGTACCTACTGACCATGTGACTATAGAACCAATGGCTGCTCCTAACACATGTGTACAACAAGGGGAAAATGAAcatcaagaagaagtaaatgCAGGGGCTGAGTCTCCTGTTAGAGAGCCGCCGATGTCACCAACTCCAAGCGACGGCAGTattggtcctggtagatataacctaagaccaagaacaagcagacctaattataaggtctaacatttatttaattatttttccatatcaCAAGTTCTAATTCAGTATCTGTAGGCTTAATatgacacactttgaactgataATTTTATAGCGTATAacgtgtttgtttatagttatacaaTGCTTTTCAATAGAGTAAATCTGTAAGTATTCTGTAGGGATACTAAGGCCTCTTATATCGCTGTCCTTCagtattatttacatgtttatgttcctataacttttaggcggggtgattgtagtgtaactgagttgattttctgcgtgcgtccagcgtgtctgaaggtcatggccattgtgtgtgtttcatgtccagtgtgtgtgtgtatagactgcatcagtggtatgctagacgtgctggtttcattcactgtttactgtagtctgattttgtcgaataaagccatgttattggtattctagtcgttatcatttcattacaagcgtcgaggcttcgccccgaacctcactgatgaataataagctgtagatgtcaggagaatgcgtttcagccgtgaaaaaagcaagaaattatttttggcgaaaaaaagcttttggcgtcggggcttcgccccgtaccccactaataaataatgagctgtagttgtcaggaaaatgcgtttcagcagtgaaaaatgcaagaaaacgcttttagcgtcgccCAGAACCCCACTGAgaaagcttacagcgctctcccagacccccaagcttgcaagagaaaggcctcaacataaCTGTTtttttctgggttttttttcgccgaagattgagaaacagtcttattttattctcatataacgaatatatatatatatactagacatatgttacccgcgacccgcgggtctttatttgcgcattaatgtcgatatagtcactgagagtgttttgtaaacaattaaacgaaataataatgtaataagtaaagtcaatgtaaaaatagtgtgaatgaagctatcaaatcagaatagctaataggcttcaatccatttgttcaaattaaaacatttgcttgtaggcctacatatatttgattaaaatttgagatgaatagacttaattttgtatgttcgtgtgttacagtataaagtagatcttgaggtagacatagatctaaatctacactaatctagttgccttttatagagttcattctgtgttgcgcatgcgtgaccttttttcatgaatgaatataggcctatctcaacacggctacgcagctttagcgaacagcgaacgaatgtattaaaaatgctttagaaaaacaaatttgaatgttaatttgattaaaatatgaaatgagtggacaataattagtatgtttatgtgttaaagcatacaactatctttgcgaaaagaagttttattatcttagagttcaataagagttttagacctaggcctaggaatagactcagtagagagatgtgttaatcactgttaatgtgtaaccatttggtaatgtctaatgaaaggatgttcgccagactttacccgcggccttcgggtctaagtttgtgtttactaatctagtggattggatttagatgtatgttaaacgtagctaatgatcctttcacgttatttctctttcgctacgaaaataaaattaggtttgcgaaaatgggtttacccgaagtcgatacattcttatctattaaaaacgaaaagagagatagctttgttaaatgaatgggattataaagtgaacaattaaacgaaattatatttagtacgcgattcatgaatgaatatagatctaggcctatctcaactcggctttgCAGCTTTCGtagatgaatgtagctttagaaaaccaaatttgaatgtttatttgatcaaaatatgaaatgaatggactttaattaatatgtttatgtgttaaagtataaaactatctgtgcgaagagaagttttatcatcttagagttgaattagagttttagatctagggatgggattataaagtaaacaattaaacgaattaatatttagtacgcgattcattactgaattgtctaatgaaagaatgttcgtcaggaaatctgtagtcacagatataaggaactaattaatgtaaaaaatgcttttgaaacacaaaattgaaggttaattttattatataatgaaatcaatggatcttcttttgtattttcatgtgtcaaagtaaaaaactatctgcgcaaagtgtatttcttaaaattagatctaggtctaaatcctttctatcttttctcatgtcaacattgtagacatggcctagatccataaaatactatagctgtaatagagtcggacaactttatttttttttagggtcttacatttgttttagggctacaatacattcactaaggtctaagttggtacccaaggaacattcctgcctagttttatcaagattgttcaagcggttttgatgtctataagtaacatacatacatacatacatacatacatacatacatacccctcacattctactttataatatagatatactagacatatgttacccgcgacccgcgggtctttatttgcgcattattgtcgatatagtcactgagagtgttttgtaaacaattaaacgaaataataatgtaataagtaaagcgaatgtgtcaatgtaaaaatagtgtgaatgaagctatcaaatcagaatagctaataggcttaaatcc is part of the Biomphalaria glabrata chromosome 10, xgBioGlab47.1, whole genome shotgun sequence genome and harbors:
- the LOC129928743 gene encoding uncharacterized protein LOC129928743, producing MTVITKSQGLQFYPGLVGSQRVQVLRDTGSTSVVIRANFVRSNQYTGNEIEATAFNGTVSKLPEALIHITTPFFSGHVEALVAQNLPVDLIVGNIQGVRDCTTQDLIEWNNTIEMSQECNVVVTRSMQKEKERLETEHIEHKNSDKVVQENKNDKKANHSHLQTNELEQFHSEEFKVEQKNDETLFKMFKKAQSNINPQENNDPYFKEGLLMKNSQYKNKTVEQIIVPKVYRKTIINTSHDVPFAGHMGVTKTKKRILQDFYWPGITKDVKKHISTCHICQMKSPKGNKIQAPLQTMELTEKPFQKVAVDLIGPMPIESSRNHKYILTLVDTCTRWPEAIPLVNISAIDVTRALSEIFSRTGLPEVILSDRGSQFTADITKTFMEMYNIKMKFTTPYHPQSNGLCERFNKTLKQIISKIANDNPQNWDLLLPAALFAYRESIQDTTGFSPFEMLYGANPRGPITTFKESLLKSNHDASDKKTAFQHVLNTRNIVINACEIAKEATAKANAASHRRINEHRKLRYFEPGDKVKLLLPDKKNKFFIKWQGPFTILRKVTDVDYEININNRNKVFHINMLQKYNEATDTEEEDDELEKHISCLAIIPEEKEEDMDELVVPTTTSRQTETWHAVKLDNLSSQRKKDIMNLLQEYADIFTDVPGKTTIINHEIKLTSDKPTKSRPYPLPIHYRDFLQKEINDLLEQGIIEHSNSPYAAPIVLVKRSQSSSPRMCVDFRQLNKITCLDSYPIPNPEDLMSQFSGAKYFTKLDLTRGYYQIPMTQDSKQYTAFTTAFGLFQYNYMPFGLVNASSTFNRAIHRMFGQRKDTVSYIDDICVFHNTWEDHIKGLKEIFQQLKDNGFTVKPSKVELAKSEVTFLGYKVGNNSLKTQDDIIKRILDIKIPQTKKQVRSILGLCNFYRCFIPNYASLTTLLTNLTKKGQSNTIPWSPELEETIKKIKYAFAQESILKLPDKKKRFYLATDASSSAIGACLMQEYEGILHPVFFINRKLSSAETRYSTIERECLAIVWAISKFSKYLLGAPFTLQTDHAPLAFLNSKKMSNSRLTRWSLQLMDYQFDVKTVPGKLNVFADTLSRCI